GAGCTGGGGGTCGTCCACCGCGCCGGCGAGCGCCAGCCCCCGCTCGTACCACTGCTGCGCCTGGTCGCGCTCGCCGTGGTCGTCGCACAGGTTGCCGAGCCCCTGGCAGGCGATGATCTGCCCCGCCAGGTCCATCTGGTCCACGCTCAGGTTGTAGCTCTGCTGGTACCAGCCCCACGCCTCCTCCAGCCGCCCGGCGGCGCGGTTGACGCGGCCCAGCCGGCGCAGCGCCAGGATCTGGGGGCCCTTCTGGCGCAGGTCGCGCGCGATCTCCAGCGCGAGGGTATAGAACGTCTCGGCCTTCTCCAGCCGCCGCTCCTCTTCCTCCAGCTCTCCGGCCTTCACCAGCGTCTCCGCGGCGGCCGCGGGGTTGCCCGCCTCCTGCTGCTGGATGGCGGTGAACACCAGCGTGTACAGCCGGGTGACGCGCTCCTGCACCCGCTCGGCGATGCGCGGGATCACCTCGCCCAGCCGCCCGGCGTCGACCACGCGCTTGCCCAGGGTGGTGTACGCGCTCGAACGCGCCCACTTCTTCTCGCCGTCGGGGTGCGAAGTCCCGATCAGAGCGTCACTGAAGGGGAGGAACTCCTCGAGGTCGGGAACCAGGGCGAGCGCCCGCTCCACCCGGAGGGGTAGCGACATGCCAGAGCGCGTGAGAGTGTGCGGCGGGGCGGCTCAGCCGCCCCCCATGGTGTAGCCGCGCGCCGCGTAGGTGGAGAAGTGGGGGGTGGTCCCGTACAGGCGCGTCCCGTCGGTCGAGAGCCAGC
This is a stretch of genomic DNA from Longimicrobium sp.. It encodes these proteins:
- a CDS encoding tetratricopeptide repeat protein gives rise to the protein MSLPLRVERALALVPDLEEFLPFSDALIGTSHPDGEKKWARSSAYTTLGKRVVDAGRLGEVIPRIAERVQERVTRLYTLVFTAIQQQEAGNPAAAAETLVKAGELEEEERRLEKAETFYTLALEIARDLRQKGPQILALRRLGRVNRAAGRLEEAWGWYQQSYNLSVDQMDLAGQIIACQGLGNLCDDHGERDQAQQWYERGLALAGAVDDPQLTWPFYTNLSILALMRGELAEADELLARARRCFEAIGDDSLMFYWYNNRGLLRLESGDLAEAEHTFREGLARGPDPFWEILIRENLGQALARQGRLFEAEQEARRAEELAILHRYVPRLVEVYLLFGDISCARRDEEGFVFYEQALEVCRERGLPRVKAAAVHRGYGLLLKACGRPAEAQAYLQQARETYAELGLAPELSRVEADLAGLGAAAAA